One segment of Variovorax sp. V93 DNA contains the following:
- a CDS encoding LysR family transcriptional regulator, with the protein MRHQRVDLNLLVALDALLAERSVTRAAERMHITQSAMSGVLARLREHFDDQLLVPVGRTLRLTPRAETLVQPVRDIIMRVDSTLGGRPDFEPSTAQRHFTIIASDYLSHVLLADALRCIAQEAPGLSFDIRPSGSGMVQDLDQGRIDFLITPAHLTLDEHPQAVLFEDTYQVIACRQHADLEDGITLEQYQALGHVVYQNDRGTNPWFEQWYANEHGDTRRIEVVTHGYGVMPRFIVGTRRIATVQTRLALQFEQATPVRLLRPPMETPRLTEVLQWHRYRADDPGVQWVRDRLIATAQALPKI; encoded by the coding sequence ATGCGGCACCAACGCGTCGACCTCAACCTGCTCGTGGCCCTGGATGCGCTGCTGGCCGAGCGCAGCGTCACGCGCGCCGCCGAGCGCATGCACATCACGCAGTCCGCGATGAGCGGCGTGCTGGCGCGGCTGCGCGAGCACTTCGACGACCAGCTGCTGGTCCCCGTCGGCCGGACCCTGCGCCTGACGCCGCGTGCCGAAACGCTCGTGCAACCGGTGCGCGACATCATCATGCGGGTCGATTCCACCCTCGGCGGTCGGCCGGACTTCGAACCCTCGACGGCGCAGCGGCACTTCACCATCATCGCGTCCGACTACCTGTCGCACGTGCTGCTCGCAGATGCGCTGCGGTGCATCGCGCAGGAGGCGCCGGGCCTGAGCTTCGACATCCGGCCCAGCGGCTCCGGCATGGTCCAGGACCTGGACCAGGGGCGGATCGACTTCCTCATCACGCCCGCGCACCTGACGCTCGACGAGCATCCGCAGGCGGTGCTGTTCGAGGACACCTACCAAGTGATCGCCTGCCGGCAGCATGCGGACCTCGAGGATGGCATCACGCTGGAGCAATACCAGGCCCTGGGCCACGTGGTCTATCAGAACGACAGAGGCACGAACCCGTGGTTCGAGCAGTGGTATGCCAACGAACATGGCGATACGCGGCGCATCGAGGTGGTCACGCACGGGTACGGGGTCATGCCGCGCTTCATCGTGGGAACGCGCCGCATCGCCACCGTGCAGACCCGGCTGGCACTGCAGTTCGAGCAAGCCACGCCGGTTCGCTTGCTGCGGCCTCCGATGGAGACGCCGCGGCTGACCGAGGTGCTGCAGTGGCACCGCTACCGCGCCGACGATCCCGGCGTGCAATGGGTGCGCGACCGGCTCATCGCGACCGCACAGGCGCTGCCGAAGATCTGA
- a CDS encoding WD40/YVTN/BNR-like repeat-containing protein: MQELLKHGCRPGLGRALLMLGLAVAPLAGHAAAPAADALERPALVARQPERSVLLAAAQAGSRIVAVGERGLVVLSEDGGQHWRQAPVPVSVTLTAVRFADQAHGYAIGHGGTVLGTTDGGQTWTRRLDGRQLAQVLLAQAKAGGDAAALKSAQRLVDDGPDKPLLDLLVFDAKRILAVGAYGLALATEDGGATWTSWQGRLDNPKELHLYAVRQRGSRIVIAGEQGLLLQSLDGGQSFRRVATPYGGSFFTAELKDDRTVIVAGLRGNAWRSTDAGASWTQLASPVPVSITASAQGPDGQALFANQAGMILGLSDGMLKPLSAAALPPLNFVLPLERARVLALSVQGALRVGLRSTDEARKGVSQ, translated from the coding sequence ATGCAAGAACTCTTGAAGCACGGCTGCCGTCCGGGGCTGGGCCGGGCGTTGCTGATGCTCGGCCTCGCTGTTGCGCCGCTGGCAGGGCATGCCGCCGCTCCCGCGGCCGACGCGCTGGAGCGCCCTGCCCTCGTCGCCCGGCAGCCGGAGCGCTCGGTGCTGCTGGCCGCGGCGCAGGCCGGCTCGCGCATCGTCGCGGTCGGCGAGCGGGGCCTCGTCGTGCTCTCTGAAGACGGCGGGCAACACTGGCGCCAGGCGCCCGTACCGGTCAGCGTCACGCTGACCGCCGTGCGCTTCGCCGATCAAGCCCACGGCTACGCGATCGGGCATGGCGGCACGGTGCTCGGCACGACCGACGGCGGCCAGACCTGGACCCGCCGGCTGGACGGCCGGCAGCTTGCGCAAGTGCTTCTGGCACAGGCGAAGGCCGGTGGTGATGCGGCGGCCCTGAAATCCGCGCAACGGCTGGTGGATGACGGCCCGGACAAGCCTCTGCTCGATCTGCTCGTCTTCGATGCGAAACGCATCCTCGCCGTGGGTGCCTACGGCCTGGCCTTGGCGACCGAGGATGGGGGCGCGACATGGACCTCCTGGCAAGGGCGTCTCGACAACCCCAAGGAACTCCATCTGTATGCCGTTCGCCAGCGCGGCAGCCGCATCGTCATCGCGGGCGAGCAGGGCCTTCTGCTGCAGTCGCTGGACGGCGGCCAGAGCTTCAGGCGCGTGGCGACGCCGTACGGCGGCAGCTTCTTCACCGCAGAGCTGAAGGATGACCGGACAGTCATCGTCGCGGGGCTGCGCGGCAATGCGTGGCGCTCGACGGATGCCGGCGCCAGCTGGACCCAGCTCGCCTCGCCTGTGCCTGTGTCGATCACGGCTTCGGCACAGGGACCGGACGGGCAAGCGCTGTTCGCCAACCAGGCGGGAATGATCCTCGGCCTGTCGGACGGCATGCTGAAGCCGCTGAGCGCGGCTGCTCTGCCGCCACTGAACTTCGTCCTGCCGCTGGAGCGCGCGCGCGTGCTCGCGCTGTCCGTGCAGGGCGCGCTGCGTGTGGGTCTGCGCAGCACCGATGAGGCCCGCAAAGGGGTGTCGCAATGA
- a CDS encoding MFS transporter, translated as MNDFTRTRRGALLVAHCAGMLDLVSLPVWMGALIGWYRFDPQQAGLLASLFLAGQVASSVLLAPKFMHVPLRAAAATGFAVAALSFFGVSLSTSYPVMALLHFTGGLGAGCALSVTHGLIGRSANPHRLFAAAGFALALFGILMLGGGSRLVATHGGAALFALFAAVMLVALVAAAIGFPRVDDTTHRHGASQARLPRQVWFGMVGMGLLALAQAAMFSFVERIGADRGYGSTAVTGVLVAAGIVNLLPAPLAGWLQHRLRAETVVVAGPLLHAAIAFAVTHTSSFPVYAALVSTLIAVAVFTHTFLFGLLARHDASGRAVAATPAMLMIGAAIGPLLGGSAVKLMGYPALGIIVACTGVLSALVFTGARERRLASALAQQVD; from the coding sequence ATGAATGACTTCACCCGAACCCGCCGCGGGGCCTTGCTCGTCGCGCATTGCGCCGGGATGCTCGACCTGGTGTCCCTGCCTGTCTGGATGGGCGCCCTCATCGGCTGGTACCGCTTCGATCCGCAGCAGGCCGGGCTGCTGGCCAGCCTGTTCCTCGCGGGCCAGGTGGCCAGCAGCGTCCTGCTTGCGCCGAAGTTCATGCACGTGCCGTTGCGCGCGGCCGCCGCAACCGGATTCGCGGTGGCCGCACTGTCCTTCTTCGGAGTGAGCCTGTCGACGAGCTACCCGGTGATGGCCCTCCTGCACTTCACCGGCGGGCTGGGCGCGGGCTGTGCACTGAGCGTGACGCACGGGTTGATCGGACGCAGCGCCAATCCGCACCGGCTGTTCGCCGCCGCCGGCTTCGCACTTGCATTGTTCGGCATCCTGATGCTGGGCGGAGGCTCCAGGCTGGTGGCGACGCACGGGGGAGCCGCGCTCTTCGCGCTGTTCGCCGCTGTCATGTTGGTGGCGTTGGTGGCGGCTGCGATCGGCTTTCCGCGGGTCGACGACACGACGCACCGGCACGGCGCGAGTCAAGCGCGGCTGCCGCGGCAAGTCTGGTTCGGGATGGTCGGCATGGGCCTGCTGGCCCTGGCGCAGGCCGCGATGTTCAGCTTCGTCGAGCGCATCGGTGCGGACCGCGGCTACGGCAGCACGGCCGTGACCGGCGTGCTGGTCGCCGCAGGCATCGTGAACCTGCTGCCCGCGCCGCTGGCGGGCTGGCTACAGCACCGGCTGCGCGCCGAGACCGTGGTGGTGGCCGGGCCGCTGCTGCATGCGGCCATCGCGTTCGCCGTCACGCACACCTCCTCCTTTCCCGTTTACGCGGCGCTGGTCTCGACGCTGATCGCGGTGGCGGTATTCACGCACACCTTCCTGTTCGGCCTGTTGGCACGCCACGACGCCAGCGGCCGGGCCGTGGCGGCCACGCCGGCAATGCTGATGATCGGCGCCGCCATCGGTCCCCTTCTCGGCGGCTCGGCGGTCAAGCTGATGGGTTACCCGGCACTGGGCATCATCGTGGCGTGCACCGGCGTGTTGTCCGCCCTGGTCTTCACCGGTGCGCGGGAACGCCGCCTCGCGTCCGCACTGGCGCAGCAAGTCGATTGA
- a CDS encoding DUF1329 domain-containing protein produces MKRIVLAAATLAVLGAASSALAAVTAEEAAKLKSELTPLGAEKAGNRDGSIPAWTGGHTTPIAGDKPGGRRGDPFKDEKPLFSISAQNMAQYADRLSDGQQALLKKYPEYRIDVYKTHRTAAAPQWVYENTFKNATRAKLDGDIEQGGYGGVPFPIPKNGAEVMWNHMLRWRGSSWQFVSTMYQITADGRAVLTTDGIGDQQMSFYMPDGSPEAFEKSGLPYWQVRLVNAGPPIRAGEAIAGGTKLDGTKDEAWVYLTGQRRVRKLPNPCCDTPTPAAAGVMSFDELEVWTGRLDRFDWKLVGKKEMFIPYNGNKLMQPKTDSDVLAKHGLNPDHVRWELHRVWVVEAALRPGQRHQAPKSRYYCDEDTWTCALGDRWDANGQLWKTLWQMNFVAPDLPGTVGSTFGFNDLLSGTGFVSNLYNTKSAQYPLKPRYPDGTFTGDALAGEGVR; encoded by the coding sequence ATGAAACGAATCGTTCTCGCGGCGGCTACGCTGGCCGTGCTCGGTGCGGCGTCGTCCGCTCTGGCGGCCGTCACCGCCGAGGAGGCTGCCAAACTCAAGAGCGAGCTGACGCCCCTTGGAGCCGAGAAGGCCGGCAACAGGGACGGCAGCATCCCGGCGTGGACCGGCGGCCATACGACGCCGATCGCCGGCGACAAGCCGGGCGGCCGCCGCGGCGACCCGTTCAAGGACGAGAAACCGCTCTTCTCGATCAGCGCCCAGAACATGGCGCAGTACGCCGACAGGCTCAGCGACGGGCAGCAGGCGCTGCTGAAGAAGTACCCCGAGTACCGCATCGACGTCTACAAGACCCACCGCACCGCCGCCGCGCCGCAATGGGTGTACGAGAACACGTTCAAGAACGCGACGCGCGCCAAGCTCGATGGCGACATCGAACAGGGCGGCTACGGGGGCGTCCCCTTCCCAATCCCCAAGAACGGCGCCGAGGTGATGTGGAACCACATGCTGCGCTGGCGGGGCTCTTCCTGGCAGTTCGTCTCGACGATGTACCAGATCACCGCCGATGGCCGCGCCGTGCTGACGACAGACGGCATCGGCGACCAGCAGATGTCTTTCTACATGCCTGATGGATCACCGGAAGCGTTCGAGAAGAGCGGCCTTCCGTACTGGCAGGTCCGGCTGGTCAATGCCGGTCCTCCTATCCGGGCGGGAGAAGCGATCGCCGGCGGCACCAAGCTCGACGGAACGAAGGACGAGGCCTGGGTCTACCTCACCGGGCAACGCCGCGTGCGCAAGCTGCCGAATCCATGCTGCGACACACCGACACCGGCCGCGGCGGGAGTGATGAGCTTCGACGAGCTCGAGGTCTGGACGGGGCGGCTGGACCGCTTCGACTGGAAGCTGGTCGGGAAGAAGGAGATGTTCATCCCCTACAACGGGAACAAGCTGATGCAACCCAAGACGGACAGCGACGTCCTCGCAAAGCACGGCCTCAACCCCGATCACGTGCGCTGGGAACTGCATCGCGTCTGGGTGGTAGAGGCAGCACTGCGTCCGGGCCAGCGCCACCAGGCACCCAAGAGCCGGTACTACTGCGACGAGGACACGTGGACGTGCGCCCTGGGGGACCGCTGGGACGCCAACGGGCAGCTCTGGAAGACGCTCTGGCAGATGAACTTCGTCGCGCCGGACCTCCCCGGCACCGTGGGAAGCACCTTCGGCTTCAACGACCTGCTATCCGGCACCGGCTTCGTATCGAACCTGTACAACACCAAGTCCGCGCAATACCCGCTCAAGCCCCGATACCCGGACGGCACGTTCACGGGTGATGCGCTGGCTGGCGAAGGCGTCCGCTGA
- a CDS encoding RND family transporter, with translation MNAKFPAPAAEAFDARSGSLVERALFNHRALIVTLCLLLTAVFGWQASKLQLNASFEKTIPTHHPYIGTFLKYQGELDGLGNAVRIAVENPGGTIYDDHYLATLRKLSDEVFLLPGVARNQMKSLWTPTTRWVGVTEEGLEGGPVIPDGYDGSPRSLEQLRANIARSGEIGQLVAFDARSSVIYVPLLARDAEGRQLDYARFSGHIEALRAKYEAQGMRIHVTGFAQVVGDLIEGVRAVLAFFLLAVAIAAAMVYGYTRCVRSTLLVVAASLVAVVWQLGLLPTLGYSLDPYSILVPFLVFAIGMSHGAQKMNGIMQDVGRGADKLVAARLTFRRLFLAGLTALLADAVGFAVLLVIDIQVIRELAVAASLGVAALIFTNLILLPILLSYLGVSPKAARRSLGAEEGVARPAAKHPLWAWLDRFTRRRHAAAAVGAAAVLGLLGVAISTQLSIGDLDPGAPELRPGSRYNQDVAFMNTAYGASSDVLAVLVKTPEGRCSSYDTLNKVDALEWELRQLDGVETTNTLALLNRRMLTGLNEGNPKWYEFLPNQDMLNTVTAGAPRGLYNDSCGLLTAYVFLRDHRAETLSAVVRHVEAFAQANDTADVQFLLAAGSAGVEAATNIVVKQAWRQMLLLVYGAVVLLCFVTFRSWRAVVVAVLPLALTSVLAEALMVALGMGVKVATLPVIALGVGIGVDYALYILSVTLAQMRAGMSLSEAYYRALQFTGKVVMLTGVTLAIGVVTWVASPIKFQADMGLLLAFMFLWNMLGALVLLPALAHFLLVPARRAPAEAQPAAAPPLAPT, from the coding sequence ATGAATGCCAAGTTTCCTGCCCCGGCCGCAGAGGCCTTCGATGCGCGTTCAGGATCACTGGTCGAGCGCGCCCTGTTCAACCATCGCGCGCTCATCGTCACGCTGTGCCTGCTGCTGACCGCCGTGTTCGGCTGGCAGGCCAGCAAGCTGCAACTCAACGCCAGCTTTGAAAAGACCATCCCCACGCATCATCCGTACATCGGCACCTTCCTGAAGTACCAGGGCGAGCTCGACGGCCTGGGCAATGCCGTGCGCATCGCCGTGGAGAACCCGGGCGGCACGATCTACGACGACCACTACCTGGCCACTTTGCGCAAGCTCAGCGACGAGGTGTTCCTCCTTCCCGGCGTCGCCCGGAACCAGATGAAATCCCTCTGGACGCCGACTACGCGCTGGGTCGGGGTGACAGAGGAAGGGCTCGAGGGCGGACCCGTCATTCCGGACGGTTACGACGGTTCCCCACGTTCGCTGGAGCAACTGCGCGCCAACATTGCTCGCTCAGGCGAGATCGGGCAACTGGTCGCGTTCGATGCTCGCTCCAGCGTGATCTACGTTCCCTTGCTGGCGAGAGATGCCGAAGGGCGCCAGCTTGACTATGCGCGCTTCTCCGGCCACATCGAAGCGCTGCGCGCGAAGTACGAGGCGCAGGGCATGCGCATCCACGTCACCGGCTTCGCCCAGGTCGTCGGCGACCTGATCGAGGGCGTGCGCGCCGTACTCGCATTCTTCCTGCTCGCCGTCGCGATCGCAGCAGCCATGGTGTACGGATACACGCGCTGCGTTCGCTCCACCCTGCTGGTGGTCGCAGCGTCTCTGGTCGCCGTGGTCTGGCAACTCGGGCTGCTTCCGACGCTCGGCTACTCGCTCGACCCGTACTCGATCCTCGTGCCCTTCCTGGTGTTCGCCATCGGCATGAGCCACGGTGCGCAGAAGATGAACGGCATCATGCAGGATGTCGGACGCGGCGCGGACAAGCTGGTGGCGGCGCGTCTCACCTTCCGCCGCCTGTTCCTCGCCGGCCTGACCGCATTGCTCGCGGACGCAGTGGGCTTCGCCGTGCTGCTGGTGATCGACATCCAGGTGATTCGCGAGCTGGCGGTCGCCGCATCGCTGGGCGTCGCGGCGCTGATCTTCACGAACCTGATCCTGCTTCCGATCCTCCTGTCGTACCTTGGGGTCAGCCCGAAGGCGGCGCGTCGCAGCCTGGGCGCGGAAGAAGGCGTCGCGCGCCCGGCGGCAAAGCACCCCTTGTGGGCCTGGCTCGACCGCTTCACCCGGCGCCGCCACGCGGCTGCGGCCGTCGGCGCAGCGGCCGTCCTCGGGCTGCTGGGCGTGGCGATCAGCACGCAGTTGTCCATCGGCGACCTCGATCCCGGCGCGCCGGAACTGCGGCCCGGCAGTCGCTACAACCAGGATGTCGCCTTCATGAACACGGCCTACGGCGCCTCCAGCGATGTGCTCGCCGTTCTCGTGAAGACCCCGGAAGGCCGATGCTCGAGCTACGACACGCTGAACAAGGTCGACGCCCTGGAGTGGGAGCTCAGGCAACTGGACGGCGTTGAGACGACGAACACGCTGGCCCTGCTGAACCGGCGCATGCTCACCGGGCTCAACGAAGGCAATCCGAAGTGGTACGAGTTCTTGCCGAACCAGGACATGCTCAACACCGTCACCGCGGGTGCGCCGCGGGGGCTGTACAACGACAGCTGCGGCCTGCTGACCGCCTATGTGTTCCTGCGGGACCACCGGGCGGAAACCCTCAGCGCTGTGGTGCGCCACGTCGAGGCTTTCGCGCAGGCCAATGACACGGCGGACGTGCAGTTCCTTCTGGCGGCCGGATCGGCGGGAGTCGAGGCGGCGACGAACATCGTCGTGAAGCAGGCCTGGCGACAAATGCTGTTGCTTGTGTACGGGGCAGTGGTGCTGCTGTGCTTCGTGACCTTCCGCTCCTGGCGCGCGGTGGTGGTCGCGGTGCTCCCGCTGGCGCTGACCTCGGTGCTGGCCGAGGCGCTCATGGTGGCGCTCGGCATGGGCGTGAAGGTGGCCACGCTGCCGGTGATTGCGCTGGGCGTGGGCATCGGGGTCGACTACGCGCTCTACATCCTGTCCGTGACGCTTGCCCAGATGCGCGCGGGAATGAGCTTGTCGGAGGCGTACTACCGCGCGCTCCAGTTCACCGGCAAGGTCGTGATGCTGACCGGCGTCACGCTCGCAATCGGCGTCGTCACCTGGGTGGCGAGCCCGATCAAGTTCCAGGCCGACATGGGGCTGCTGCTGGCCTTCATGTTCCTCTGGAACATGCTGGGCGCGCTGGTGCTGCTGCCAGCCCTCGCCCACTTCCTGCTCGTGCCGGCGCGCCGCGCCCCGGCCGAGGCCCAGCCTGCAGCGGCGCCGCCGCTGGCGCCAACCTGA
- a CDS encoding Rieske 2Fe-2S domain-containing protein yields the protein MAYLRNVWYVAGWSDEVQPGGMLARQICDEPVVLYRDEQGSPHALFDRCPHRFAPLSMGTLCEGGQSIQCGYHGLRFGADGKCKHNPHGDGRIPASAAVKAYPVVERWSLLWIWLGEPGRADAGLIPSYPFLDTEHWHVGKAQMDIDANYVLESDNILDLSHIEFLHPGSLGAGQSGEGKTMVSQEGHTVWSRRFVRNEILPAFLYQATGLPEQAPCDRWLDVRWDAPSYMYLQADMAVSGTPREQSIQTPQVHLFTPASEQKTHYFYALALPKSLGDWAAEAAERNVAGLREPFLREDKPMVEAQQRALAGRAFWDMKPVLLDVDAPAVRARRVLDQLLAAEQAAGA from the coding sequence ATGGCTTACCTGCGCAATGTCTGGTATGTGGCCGGCTGGTCGGACGAGGTCCAGCCCGGCGGGATGCTCGCGCGGCAGATCTGCGACGAACCGGTCGTTCTCTATCGCGACGAGCAAGGCTCCCCGCACGCGCTCTTCGACCGCTGCCCTCACCGCTTCGCCCCCCTGTCCATGGGCACGCTCTGCGAGGGCGGGCAATCGATCCAGTGCGGCTACCACGGGCTGCGCTTCGGGGCAGACGGCAAGTGCAAGCACAACCCGCATGGCGACGGCCGCATCCCCGCGAGTGCCGCGGTGAAGGCGTATCCCGTCGTCGAGCGCTGGAGCTTGCTGTGGATCTGGCTCGGCGAGCCCGGCCGCGCCGATGCCGGCCTGATCCCGAGCTATCCCTTCCTCGACACCGAGCATTGGCATGTGGGCAAGGCGCAGATGGACATCGACGCCAACTACGTGCTGGAGAGCGACAACATCCTCGACCTCAGCCATATCGAGTTCCTGCATCCGGGCAGCCTGGGCGCGGGGCAGTCCGGCGAGGGCAAGACGATGGTTTCGCAGGAGGGCCACACCGTCTGGTCGCGGCGCTTCGTGCGCAACGAGATCCTGCCGGCCTTCCTCTATCAGGCGACGGGCCTGCCCGAACAGGCGCCCTGCGACCGCTGGCTGGACGTGCGGTGGGATGCCCCCTCGTACATGTACCTGCAAGCCGACATGGCGGTCTCCGGCACGCCGCGCGAGCAGAGCATCCAGACGCCCCAGGTCCACCTGTTCACGCCGGCCTCCGAGCAGAAGACCCACTACTTCTATGCGCTGGCGCTGCCGAAGTCGCTGGGCGACTGGGCCGCGGAAGCGGCCGAACGCAACGTGGCGGGCCTGCGCGAGCCTTTCCTTCGAGAAGACAAGCCCATGGTCGAGGCCCAGCAGCGCGCGCTGGCGGGCCGCGCCTTCTGGGACATGAAGCCGGTGCTGCTGGATGTCGATGCGCCGGCGGTGCGCGCCCGGCGCGTGCTGGACCAGTTGCTTGCCGCCGAACAGGCGGCCGGCGCTTGA
- a CDS encoding Rieske (2Fe-2S) protein, which yields MNHLVRLCHTSELPEGTARGFDPVSRGRDTLFVVRRNGLHAYRNACPHWADTSMAWRKDAFLNADASRIVCAAHGAQFEIETGMCVLGPCLGQALTRVALVESADGWLTVDPNTLEASQ from the coding sequence ATGAACCATCTCGTGCGCCTTTGCCACACGAGCGAGTTGCCCGAAGGCACCGCCCGTGGCTTCGATCCGGTTTCGCGCGGCCGCGACACCCTGTTCGTGGTCCGCCGCAACGGCCTTCATGCCTACCGCAACGCCTGCCCGCATTGGGCGGACACCTCGATGGCCTGGCGCAAGGACGCCTTTCTGAACGCCGACGCGAGCCGCATCGTCTGTGCCGCCCATGGGGCGCAGTTCGAGATCGAGACCGGGATGTGCGTGCTCGGCCCGTGCCTGGGCCAGGCGCTGACGCGCGTCGCACTGGTGGAAAGCGCAGACGGGTGGTTGACCGTCGATCCGAACACACTGGAGGCAAGCCAATGA
- a CDS encoding Rieske 2Fe-2S domain-containing protein: protein MTNYPRNQWYVAGFDEELQRGALLPRTYLGERVVLFREPDGTPRALEDRCPHRFAPLSAGTLREGGIQCGYHGLTFDGSGTCVRNPHGAIPKAACVKSYPVRERHRLLWIWMGEPALADEVLIPDFSAVAAAPEHSSFRGYLPTACDTLLLVDNILDLSHVDFLHPTTLGSGAISRVKATVEDLSERSVRVSWISSGDIAPRAFDTHLRQQGQPTDQWTEVTWTAPSNMLLCVGATLQGEPRSEGVTTLNLHLGTPEGPGHTHYWYWATRDFAISPEANAAIRPMVEHIFRHEDKPMLEAQQRRIGEHDFWSLKPVLLAPDAGAVRARRKLTALAQAEAAA, encoded by the coding sequence ATGACGAATTACCCGCGCAATCAATGGTACGTGGCAGGCTTCGATGAGGAGCTGCAGCGCGGAGCGCTGCTGCCGCGCACCTATCTCGGCGAACGTGTGGTCCTGTTCCGCGAGCCCGACGGCACGCCCAGGGCCCTGGAGGATCGCTGCCCGCATCGATTCGCGCCGCTGTCGGCGGGCACGCTGCGCGAAGGCGGTATTCAGTGCGGCTACCATGGTCTGACGTTCGACGGCTCGGGGACTTGCGTGCGCAATCCTCACGGCGCGATCCCGAAGGCTGCCTGCGTGAAGTCGTATCCGGTGCGCGAGCGTCATCGCCTGCTCTGGATCTGGATGGGCGAGCCGGCACTCGCCGACGAAGTGCTGATTCCCGACTTCAGCGCCGTCGCGGCCGCGCCCGAGCATTCGTCCTTCCGCGGCTACCTGCCCACCGCCTGCGACACCCTGCTGCTGGTGGATAACATCCTCGACCTGTCGCACGTCGATTTCCTGCACCCGACCACGCTGGGTAGCGGCGCAATCTCGCGCGTGAAGGCGACCGTGGAAGACCTGTCGGAACGCAGCGTCAGGGTTTCATGGATTTCCAGCGGCGACATCGCGCCGCGCGCGTTCGACACGCACCTGCGCCAGCAGGGCCAGCCCACCGACCAATGGACCGAGGTGACCTGGACCGCGCCCTCCAACATGCTGCTTTGCGTCGGCGCGACCCTTCAAGGAGAACCGCGCAGCGAGGGTGTCACGACCCTGAACCTGCATCTGGGCACGCCCGAGGGCCCCGGGCACACGCACTACTGGTATTGGGCCACGCGCGACTTCGCGATCTCGCCCGAAGCCAATGCCGCCATCCGTCCGATGGTGGAGCACATCTTCCGCCATGAGGACAAGCCGATGCTCGAGGCCCAGCAGCGGCGCATCGGCGAGCATGACTTCTGGTCGCTCAAGCCGGTCCTGCTGGCGCCGGATGCCGGCGCCGTGCGCGCCCGCCGCAAACTCACGGCCCTTGCTCAGGCCGAGGCAGCCGCCTGA
- a CDS encoding alpha/beta hydrolase family protein, whose product MFRYFPTNYVWNLSVDLAIEMGARIGEIEAMCAPLQEAAKAPDAAGTQAFRETWASMADKLCALAEEDEARGRLLAAGEKYNRAATYLITCERLQAHGAPGRLALYRRFLDVFTRGVSLARENCERVEIPYEGKVIAGLYVRAEGVAGRAPVLVQLNGLDSTKEMKYRVGLPAWLARRGISSLVIDQPGSGEALRLHSLAARFDSEHWASRVVDWLETRDDVDRERIGLEGVSLGGYFCPRAVAFEPRFACGVVWGANHDWRDVQKKRLQKEGSLPVPHYWHHVQWVWGAGDLDDFMRIAENVHLDGVLDRIKVPFLVTHGEKDSQIPMKWAQRTYEQLVNSPKRELKIFTEREGGVQHSSFDNSANAGHYIADWVAETLGGRTA is encoded by the coding sequence TTGTTCCGTTATTTCCCCACCAACTACGTCTGGAACCTGTCCGTCGACCTCGCGATAGAGATGGGCGCGCGCATCGGAGAGATCGAAGCGATGTGCGCCCCGCTCCAGGAGGCGGCCAAGGCGCCCGATGCCGCAGGCACGCAGGCGTTTCGCGAGACCTGGGCCAGCATGGCCGACAAGCTGTGCGCGCTGGCCGAAGAGGACGAAGCGCGCGGGCGGCTGCTCGCGGCCGGCGAGAAGTACAACCGCGCGGCGACCTATCTCATCACCTGCGAGCGCCTGCAGGCCCATGGCGCGCCGGGCCGGCTGGCGCTGTACCGGCGCTTTCTCGACGTGTTCACGCGCGGCGTCAGTCTCGCCAGGGAGAACTGCGAACGCGTCGAGATTCCGTACGAAGGCAAGGTGATCGCGGGCCTGTACGTCCGCGCCGAGGGCGTGGCCGGCCGCGCGCCGGTGCTGGTGCAGCTCAATGGTTTGGACTCCACCAAGGAAATGAAGTACCGGGTCGGGCTGCCGGCATGGCTGGCCAGGCGCGGCATCTCGTCGCTGGTGATCGACCAGCCGGGCAGCGGCGAAGCCTTGCGCCTGCACAGTCTCGCGGCGCGCTTCGACAGCGAGCATTGGGCCAGCCGCGTAGTGGACTGGCTCGAAACGCGCGATGACGTGGATCGTGAACGCATCGGGCTCGAAGGCGTCTCGCTCGGTGGCTACTTCTGCCCGCGCGCCGTCGCCTTCGAGCCGCGCTTCGCCTGCGGTGTGGTCTGGGGGGCCAACCACGACTGGCGCGACGTGCAGAAGAAGCGATTGCAGAAGGAAGGCAGCCTCCCCGTGCCGCACTACTGGCATCACGTGCAGTGGGTATGGGGAGCCGGGGATCTCGACGACTTCATGCGTATCGCCGAGAACGTCCACCTCGACGGCGTGCTGGATCGCATCAAGGTCCCTTTCCTGGTGACGCACGGGGAAAAGGATTCGCAGATTCCGATGAAGTGGGCACAACGCACCTACGAGCAGTTGGTCAACAGTCCCAAGCGAGAGCTGAAGATCTTCACCGAGCGCGAGGGCGGGGTGCAGCACTCCAGCTTCGACAACAGCGCCAACGCCGGCCACTACATCGCCGACTGGGTCGCCGAGACCCTGGGCGGGCGCACCGCGTGA